From one Thalassospira lucentensis genomic stretch:
- a CDS encoding MFS transporter — translation MSQETKTMSAVFLTVLFGFAGFSLPYPVFSPMFLKPELGFLDPSVPTEYRTILLGVAMALYPIGQFIGAPWLGRVSDKLGRRPVLMASLTGAALGYLVTAYGVATANLPLVLIGRFVSGLCEGNMAIAQSIASDISRPETKVRNFGLITVAINVGWIIGPLMGGFFSDPTIHPSFNVSWPFYFAAGMYAFNLLVVFVILRIPEYARRRGTPKGMTPPATRTVWATIKDPDLLPGYVISFFSYIAVYIFFAFFGVYLVQNYDVTSSFLGMCSAIISIPLILAGLTVDRAQKICGLIGVGTLGHLFLGIGLITFLIPDGLVWIFVPMCLAAFGIAWCEVTTSLFISNAAGSHEQGQALGVYRSAHVLAEAAAVLIGGVLAGIASYAPFFLGFIAAMLCVIGILGWLRIRQTAADVPAA, via the coding sequence ATGTCCCAGGAAACCAAAACCATGTCCGCGGTCTTTTTGACCGTGCTGTTCGGTTTTGCCGGGTTCAGCCTGCCTTATCCTGTTTTCAGCCCGATGTTTCTGAAACCCGAACTGGGTTTTCTTGATCCCTCGGTGCCCACAGAATACCGCACGATACTTTTGGGTGTCGCCATGGCGCTTTATCCCATCGGGCAGTTTATCGGTGCACCGTGGCTGGGGCGGGTATCGGACAAGCTTGGCCGCCGTCCAGTTCTGATGGCGTCGCTGACCGGTGCGGCCCTTGGCTATCTGGTGACCGCCTATGGGGTGGCGACTGCAAATTTGCCGTTGGTTTTGATTGGACGTTTTGTGTCGGGCCTGTGCGAGGGCAATATGGCGATTGCCCAATCGATTGCATCGGATATCAGCCGTCCGGAAACCAAGGTGCGCAATTTTGGTCTGATCACGGTCGCGATCAATGTCGGCTGGATCATCGGCCCGCTGATGGGCGGCTTTTTCTCCGACCCGACCATTCATCCGTCCTTTAACGTTTCCTGGCCGTTCTATTTTGCCGCTGGTATGTATGCCTTTAACCTGCTGGTGGTATTCGTAATCCTGCGCATTCCTGAATATGCGCGCCGTCGCGGCACGCCAAAGGGTATGACGCCACCCGCTACCCGCACGGTCTGGGCGACGATCAAGGACCCCGACCTTTTGCCGGGTTATGTGATTTCGTTCTTCAGCTATATCGCGGTTTATATCTTCTTTGCCTTTTTCGGGGTCTATCTGGTGCAGAATTACGACGTCACCAGCAGCTTCCTTGGCATGTGTTCGGCAATCATTTCGATCCCGCTGATCCTTGCCGGATTGACGGTTGATCGTGCGCAGAAGATTTGCGGCCTGATCGGTGTCGGAACTCTTGGCCATCTGTTTTTGGGGATCGGCCTGATCACGTTCCTGATCCCCGATGGGCTGGTGTGGATATTTGTGCCCATGTGTCTGGCGGCATTCGGTATTGCCTGGTGCGAGGTGACGACCAGCCTGTTTATTTCCAACGCAGCCGGATCACATGAGCAGGGGCAGGCGCTTGGCGTTTATCGTTCTGCCCACGTTCTTGCCGAAGCCGCAGCCGTTCTGATTGGCGGTGTGCTGGCCGGGATCGCCAGTTATGCGCCTTTCTTCCTTGGCTTTATCGCCGCAATGCTATGCGTGATCGGCATTCTGGGCTGGTTGCGCATTCGTCAAACCGCAGCCGACGTTCCGGCGGCCTGA
- the recA gene encoding recombinase RecA — translation MIQTALHLVDKDTMDKQKALEAALGQIERAFGKGSIMKLGQRDSAVDISAISTGSLGLDIGLGIGGLPRGRIVEIYGPESSGKTTLALHTIAEAQKLGGTCAFVDAEHALDPGYARKLGVNTDELLISQPDAGEQALEIADTLVRSGAIDVLVVDSVAALVPRAELEGEMGDTHVGLQARLMSQALRKLTSSVSRSNCMVIFINQIRMKIGVMFGSPETTTGGNALKFYASVRLDIRRIGQIKDRDEVVGNQTRVKVVKNKMAPPFKQVEFDIMYGEGVSKMGEILDLGVKAGIVEKSGSWFSYNSTRIGQGRENAKTFLRENPEMTAEIERSIRESAGLIAEAMTSMSDDEPSNDDDA, via the coding sequence ATGATTCAGACCGCGCTGCATTTGGTGGATAAAGATACGATGGATAAGCAGAAGGCACTCGAAGCCGCTCTTGGGCAGATCGAACGCGCATTTGGCAAGGGCTCGATCATGAAGCTCGGCCAGCGCGATAGTGCGGTGGATATTTCAGCCATTTCGACCGGATCACTTGGCCTAGATATCGGGTTGGGGATTGGCGGTCTGCCGCGTGGCCGCATCGTCGAAATTTACGGTCCGGAAAGTTCGGGTAAAACCACACTGGCCCTGCACACCATTGCCGAGGCACAGAAACTTGGCGGGACCTGCGCCTTTGTCGATGCCGAACACGCGCTTGACCCGGGTTACGCCCGCAAGCTTGGTGTGAATACCGACGAACTTCTGATTTCGCAGCCCGATGCCGGTGAACAGGCGCTTGAAATCGCCGATACGCTGGTGCGTTCCGGTGCGATTGATGTTCTGGTCGTCGATTCGGTTGCTGCCCTTGTGCCGCGTGCCGAACTTGAAGGCGAAATGGGTGATACCCATGTCGGTCTGCAGGCTCGTCTGATGAGCCAGGCCTTGCGTAAACTGACCAGCTCGGTGTCGCGTTCGAACTGCATGGTCATCTTCATCAACCAGATCCGTATGAAGATCGGTGTGATGTTTGGCAGCCCGGAAACCACCACGGGTGGTAACGCGCTTAAATTCTATGCGTCGGTTCGTCTTGATATCCGCCGTATCGGTCAGATCAAGGACCGTGACGAGGTCGTCGGCAACCAGACCCGTGTGAAGGTCGTCAAAAACAAGATGGCCCCGCCGTTCAAGCAGGTCGAATTCGACATCATGTATGGCGAAGGCGTTTCCAAGATGGGTGAAATCCTTGATCTTGGCGTCAAGGCCGGGATCGTTGAGAAATCCGGTTCCTGGTTCTCGTATAACTCGACCCGGATCGGTCAAGGCCGCGAGAATGCCAAAACCTTCCTGCGTGAAAATCCGGAAATGACCGCCGAAATCGAACGCAGCATCCGCGAAAGTGCTGGCCTGATCGCCGAAGCAATGACCAGCATGAGCGATGATGAACCGTCAAATGACGATGATGCGTGA
- a CDS encoding NIPSNAP family protein, with the protein MITCYLKYIVDMHKIPEFEDYARRWIPIVNRMGGTHHGYFLPHEGASNIAYALFSFPSLAAYEDYRNRMADDDECVATLELEKRNRSIISYERSFMRPVLD; encoded by the coding sequence GTGATCACCTGTTATCTTAAATATATTGTCGACATGCATAAAATCCCCGAGTTCGAGGATTATGCCCGTCGCTGGATTCCCATCGTCAACCGGATGGGCGGGACGCATCACGGCTATTTCCTGCCCCATGAGGGTGCCAGCAACATTGCATATGCCCTGTTCAGCTTCCCAAGCCTTGCGGCATACGAAGACTACCGCAATCGCATGGCCGATGATGACGAGTGTGTTGCGACACTCGAACTTGAAAAACGTAACCGCAGCATCATCAGTTACGAGCGCAGTTTCATGCGCCCGGTTCTTGATTAG
- a CDS encoding entericidin: protein MTIFVKRILALALIAGFGMSLAACETAAGFGRDVEKLGEQIQEGVDK, encoded by the coding sequence ATGACTATTTTTGTGAAACGTATTCTGGCACTGGCCCTGATTGCGGGCTTTGGCATGTCGCTTGCCGCGTGTGAAACCGCCGCCGGATTTGGCCGCGATGTTGAAAAACTTGGCGAACAGATTCAGGAAGGCGTCGACAAATAA
- a CDS encoding TetR/AcrR family transcriptional regulator encodes MAAPNDPEKQPLRQRPNRIEKRQQREELILERAGELIAEYGFFELKMSDLARACDISVGTLYAHFASKEDLLLGLAILAGQKRAGFFDYARAHDGSAMEKFIVASLLDIRFSIDHPQWFEAEYLALAPSIWQRATPSHHQSQLAGIGRITEMFQSFLSDAANELGVSGDVIAQTRNLNLGSWGLSFGMNALALSEITDRHYGTELRSNAIDIFCDSLADLLAGAGWHVDDARQIVRDLAARYADLK; translated from the coding sequence ATGGCAGCCCCGAACGACCCGGAAAAGCAACCGCTGAGACAGCGGCCAAACCGCATTGAAAAACGTCAGCAGCGCGAGGAACTGATCCTTGAACGCGCGGGCGAGCTGATTGCGGAATACGGGTTTTTCGAACTGAAGATGTCTGATCTGGCCCGCGCCTGCGATATTTCGGTTGGTACACTTTATGCCCATTTCGCCAGCAAGGAGGACTTGCTGCTTGGGCTTGCGATTCTGGCGGGGCAAAAACGCGCCGGGTTTTTCGATTATGCCCGTGCTCATGACGGCAGTGCGATGGAAAAGTTCATTGTCGCAAGCCTGCTTGATATCCGCTTTTCCATTGATCACCCGCAATGGTTTGAGGCCGAATATCTCGCTCTGGCCCCTTCGATCTGGCAGCGCGCAACCCCGTCGCACCATCAAAGCCAGCTCGCCGGGATCGGACGTATCACCGAAATGTTCCAAAGCTTCCTGTCCGATGCTGCCAATGAACTGGGGGTATCGGGCGATGTGATCGCGCAGACCCGCAACCTCAATCTTGGCAGTTGGGGGCTTTCATTTGGCATGAATGCCCTGGCCCTTTCAGAAATAACCGACCGCCATTACGGCACTGAATTGCGCAGCAATGCGATTGACATCTTCTGCGACAGTCTGGCCGATCTTTTGGCCGGGGCGGGATGGCATGTCGATGACGCCCGCCAGATCGTGCGCGACCTTGCCGCCCGCTATGCCGATCTGAAATAG
- a CDS encoding DMT family transporter — MDEKLRGTVEMTAAMTILGTIGWFVVMSGQSALDVVFWRCVFGAGALLVVCAGMGFLRGLLNLRILGWAALGGVAIVTNWFLLFQSYSMASISISTAVYNTQPFMLVMFGALLFGEKLTANKFAWLAIAFGGLLLIISGKPDSGFTGTNYAGGIAMALVAAFFWAVAAIITKKLKGTPPHLIALIQVCVGILLLAPFANLDNLPDTPSSWGALVTVGVVHTGIMYVLMYGAVQKLPTHLQGSLSFIYPVVAILVDLIAFGYRPDTAQIIGAVAIVIAATGMNLGWQLWRSGKRNPARNAAIQK; from the coding sequence ATGGATGAAAAACTGCGCGGCACGGTCGAAATGACCGCGGCCATGACGATTCTGGGCACAATTGGCTGGTTCGTTGTGATGTCAGGGCAATCCGCTCTTGATGTTGTTTTCTGGCGGTGCGTATTCGGGGCTGGGGCCCTGCTTGTCGTTTGCGCTGGCATGGGTTTTTTACGCGGACTTTTGAACCTGCGGATATTGGGTTGGGCCGCGCTTGGTGGTGTTGCCATCGTGACAAACTGGTTCCTGTTATTCCAGTCCTATTCGATGGCATCGATTTCCATTTCAACAGCCGTTTACAATACCCAGCCCTTCATGCTGGTGATGTTCGGTGCATTGCTGTTTGGTGAAAAACTGACAGCCAATAAATTTGCATGGCTTGCGATTGCATTTGGCGGTCTGCTCCTGATCATATCGGGCAAGCCCGATAGCGGCTTTACCGGCACCAATTATGCAGGCGGCATCGCGATGGCATTGGTCGCAGCCTTTTTCTGGGCGGTGGCTGCCATCATTACCAAAAAGCTGAAAGGTACCCCGCCGCATCTGATCGCGCTCATTCAGGTTTGTGTCGGTATTCTGCTACTCGCTCCCTTTGCCAATCTTGATAACCTGCCCGATACGCCATCAAGCTGGGGCGCGCTTGTCACGGTTGGCGTGGTTCATACCGGGATCATGTATGTGCTGATGTATGGCGCGGTTCAGAAACTACCCACCCATTTGCAAGGGTCGCTGTCCTTCATCTATCCAGTCGTCGCCATTCTTGTCGATCTGATTGCGTTTGGCTATCGCCCGGATACCGCCCAGATCATCGGGGCAGTGGCGATTGTGATTGCCGCAACCGGCATGAATCTTGGCTGGCAGCTCTGGCGTAGTGGAAAACGCAACCCGGCAAGAAATGCCGCTATCCAGAAATGA
- a CDS encoding DUF1328 domain-containing protein → MLGWAVFCLILALVAAVLGFGGLAGTFVGIAKILFFVFLVLFVVSLLVNALRGRRPPI, encoded by the coding sequence ATGTTGGGTTGGGCAGTCTTTTGTCTCATTCTGGCGCTTGTCGCCGCCGTCCTTGGTTTTGGCGGCTTGGCAGGTACGTTTGTCGGGATCGCGAAGATCCTGTTCTTCGTCTTCCTCGTACTGTTCGTTGTTTCGCTTCTGGTCAACGCACTGCGTGGTCGTCGTCCACCGATCTGA
- a CDS encoding Lrp/AsnC family transcriptional regulator: protein MIDEIDQKILKILIGDSRISQKELAARVGLSSPGVAERVRRLEERGVIRGFTIDVNPEALGYPLQAIVRIRPLPGKLHIVQQMIEEIPEFGECDKVTGDDCYIARLYVRSMGELDTLLDRIVDKAETNTSIVKAKSVERRMPPPVMR, encoded by the coding sequence GTGATCGACGAAATCGACCAGAAGATACTGAAAATCCTGATTGGTGATTCGCGTATCTCGCAAAAGGAACTGGCAGCCCGTGTCGGGCTATCATCCCCCGGCGTGGCGGAACGGGTCCGGCGTCTGGAGGAACGCGGCGTTATTCGGGGCTTTACCATTGATGTAAATCCCGAAGCACTTGGCTACCCGCTGCAGGCGATCGTACGCATTCGTCCGCTGCCGGGCAAGTTGCATATCGTTCAGCAGATGATCGAAGAAATTCCAGAATTCGGGGAATGCGACAAGGTCACGGGCGATGATTGTTATATCGCGCGTCTGTATGTTCGCTCGATGGGGGAACTTGATACATTGTTGGACCGCATTGTCGACAAAGCGGAAACCAACACATCAATCGTGAAAGCGAAGTCGGTTGAACGGCGCATGCCACCGCCGGTCATGCGTTGA
- a CDS encoding DUF2254 domain-containing protein, with protein MFHRFIRIWEFLGHSLWFIPLLYAIGGATVALLAIRLPGEDMIASLPDFWPRFGTVQTVQDLTSTLLATLVTMTTFALSVTMVVLTLAAGSLGPRTIRNFMGDPKTQNALGSFVGSILFLITALVIMGGQGKEDQVPQIAAITGIILFVVSLFVLILFVHHLGRSIVADQVIQKVGGNLEETIASSLETLSKPIDHAAEAGCTLPDAGTINPDRAIKAAKSGYVQGIDYEGLLEVATKADIHIALTIHAGQHVIAEDIIGEISINAANATDDIGEYRNFISEQILIGNQRTAMLDIEFALRQLVEVALRALSPGINDPFTAIAVIYRLGRAMPQAMNFHSPLGLWRDEQGQERICAHLSDFGEMLDAAFNQIRQSASTKPYVLLPMAEVLESLAGLAKTAKQQDTLRDHARLIGRTAARNIAEAADRRAVERAVNRVLRQQQAKDDYSAA; from the coding sequence ATGTTTCACCGATTTATCCGGATATGGGAATTTCTTGGTCACAGCTTGTGGTTTATTCCGCTGCTTTATGCGATTGGCGGTGCCACTGTTGCCTTACTGGCAATTCGCCTCCCGGGCGAGGACATGATTGCCAGCCTGCCGGATTTCTGGCCGCGTTTCGGAACAGTTCAAACGGTACAGGACCTGACATCGACCCTTCTTGCCACTCTTGTGACCATGACCACCTTTGCCCTGTCCGTAACCATGGTGGTTCTGACACTTGCCGCCGGATCACTGGGCCCTCGCACCATTCGCAATTTTATGGGTGATCCCAAAACACAAAATGCACTGGGAAGCTTTGTCGGATCCATTCTGTTTCTGATCACGGCCCTTGTCATCATGGGGGGCCAGGGCAAGGAGGATCAGGTCCCGCAAATTGCCGCCATAACCGGGATTATCCTTTTTGTCGTAAGCCTGTTTGTCCTGATTCTGTTTGTGCATCATCTGGGTCGATCCATTGTGGCGGATCAGGTCATCCAGAAAGTCGGCGGAAATCTGGAAGAAACGATTGCATCGTCGCTGGAAACGCTTTCAAAACCAATCGACCATGCAGCAGAAGCCGGATGCACCCTGCCTGATGCGGGAACAATCAACCCCGACAGAGCCATCAAGGCCGCAAAATCTGGTTATGTGCAGGGCATCGACTATGAAGGTTTGCTGGAGGTTGCGACCAAGGCAGACATTCATATCGCCCTGACAATCCATGCTGGACAGCATGTAATTGCCGAGGACATCATCGGAGAAATCAGCATAAATGCCGCCAATGCAACAGACGACATCGGCGAATACCGGAATTTCATTTCCGAACAGATACTGATTGGCAATCAGCGCACCGCGATGCTTGATATCGAGTTCGCCCTGCGCCAACTGGTCGAGGTCGCCCTGCGCGCATTGTCACCGGGCATCAATGACCCGTTTACCGCAATTGCGGTGATTTATCGTCTGGGCCGGGCCATGCCGCAGGCGATGAATTTTCATTCCCCGTTGGGCCTTTGGCGGGACGAGCAAGGACAGGAACGGATATGTGCCCATCTTTCGGATTTCGGCGAGATGCTGGACGCGGCATTTAACCAGATCCGACAATCGGCAAGCACCAAGCCCTATGTATTGTTGCCCATGGCAGAAGTTCTTGAAAGCCTGGCCGGACTGGCCAAAACAGCCAAACAGCAGGACACCCTGCGCGATCATGCACGCCTTATCGGACGGACGGCCGCGCGAAACATTGCCGAGGCGGCTGATCGCAGGGCGGTTGAACGTGCCGTCAACCGTGTCCTGCGACAGCAACAGGCCAAAGACGATTATTCAGCGGCCTGA
- the alaS gene encoding alanine--tRNA ligase, whose product MQTVNDIRTTFLEFFRKNGHEVVSSSPLVPRNDPTLMFTNAGMVQFKNVFTGQEQRDYSRATTSQKCVRAGGKHNDLENVGHTARHHTFFEMLGNFSFGDYFKENAIEFAWNLITKEYGLPADKLLVTVYHTDDEAHGLWKKIAGLSDDRIIRIPTSDNFWSMGDTGPCGPCSEIFFDHGDKIWGGPPGSADEDGDRFIEIWNLVFMQYEQMANGERVNLPKPSIDTGMGLERIAAVLQGKHDNYDIDLMRALIEASADATSTDPDGPHNVSHRVVADHLRSTSFLIADGVLPSNAGRGNVLRRIMRRAMRHLHMIGTQDPVMYKLVPALVRKMGGAFPELVRAQALIEETLKLEEQGFKTMLDRGLKMLDDATDGMTEGATLSGDVAFKLYDTYGFPLDLTADALKPRKIGIDESGFTSAMEEQKAKARAAWSGSGEAATEEVWFDINDRDGATEFLGYETENAEGVVTALIKDGAETKTATKGDEVAIVANQTPFFGESGGQQGDAGVIKTEKGAVIEITDTQKKLGALHVHLGKVVEGDVSVGDAAEFRVDHTRRSSLRANHSATHLLHAVMRKHLGDHVTQKGSLVAKDRLRFDVSHPKPITAEEAAIIEFDVNRLIRENSEVTTRLMTPDEAIELGAMALFGEKYGDEVRVVSMGLPEANEHAYSLELCGGTHVKRTGDIGMFKIVSEGAVSSGVRRIEALTGSDAASYMAARDQLLQTISADLKAVPEDVPARVKALQDERRKLEREVSDLRKKLATAGSGGASGADAFKEVNGVKLALRVLDGIPAKELKGMVDELRDQMGSGIVALISTDGGKASIVVGLTEDLAGKFSAVDLVRVGVEKLGGKGGGGRPDMAQGGGPDADQADAALAAIEAAVAG is encoded by the coding sequence ATGCAGACCGTTAACGATATCCGCACCACGTTTCTGGAATTCTTCCGCAAGAACGGCCACGAGGTCGTGTCTTCCAGCCCGCTGGTACCGCGTAATGACCCGACCCTGATGTTCACCAACGCAGGGATGGTCCAGTTCAAGAACGTTTTCACAGGTCAGGAACAGCGCGATTATTCACGCGCGACCACCTCGCAGAAATGCGTGCGTGCCGGTGGCAAGCATAACGATCTTGAAAATGTCGGTCATACCGCCCGTCACCACACCTTCTTTGAAATGCTCGGCAACTTTTCGTTCGGCGACTATTTCAAGGAAAACGCGATTGAATTCGCCTGGAACCTGATCACCAAGGAATACGGCCTCCCGGCGGACAAGCTGCTGGTCACCGTCTATCACACCGATGACGAGGCCCATGGTCTATGGAAAAAGATCGCCGGTCTGTCCGATGATCGCATCATTCGCATTCCGACGTCTGATAACTTCTGGTCGATGGGCGATACCGGTCCTTGTGGTCCGTGTTCGGAAATCTTCTTTGACCATGGCGACAAAATCTGGGGCGGTCCTCCGGGCAGTGCCGACGAAGACGGCGACCGGTTCATCGAAATCTGGAACCTCGTCTTCATGCAGTACGAGCAGATGGCGAATGGCGAACGCGTCAATCTGCCAAAGCCGTCGATTGATACCGGCATGGGCCTTGAACGTATTGCCGCCGTCCTTCAGGGCAAGCACGATAACTATGACATCGACCTGATGCGCGCGCTGATCGAAGCATCGGCGGACGCCACCAGCACCGATCCTGATGGACCGCATAATGTGTCGCACCGCGTGGTTGCCGACCATCTGCGTTCGACCAGCTTCCTGATTGCCGATGGCGTTCTGCCGTCCAATGCCGGGCGTGGTAACGTTCTGCGCCGTATCATGCGCCGCGCAATGCGTCATCTGCACATGATCGGCACCCAGGATCCGGTGATGTATAAACTGGTCCCGGCACTGGTGCGTAAAATGGGCGGTGCCTTCCCGGAACTGGTTCGGGCGCAGGCATTGATCGAAGAAACCCTTAAGCTCGAAGAGCAGGGCTTTAAAACCATGCTTGATCGCGGTCTCAAGATGCTTGATGACGCGACCGATGGCATGACCGAGGGCGCGACCCTTTCGGGCGATGTGGCGTTTAAGCTTTATGATACTTACGGCTTCCCGCTTGATCTGACGGCTGATGCGCTTAAACCGCGCAAGATTGGCATTGATGAAAGCGGCTTTACCTCGGCGATGGAAGAACAGAAAGCCAAGGCCCGTGCCGCATGGTCGGGTTCGGGCGAAGCTGCAACCGAGGAAGTCTGGTTTGACATCAATGACCGTGATGGCGCGACCGAATTCCTGGGCTATGAAACCGAAAATGCCGAGGGCGTTGTCACGGCCCTGATCAAGGATGGTGCAGAAACCAAAACCGCTACCAAGGGCGATGAGGTTGCCATCGTTGCCAACCAGACCCCGTTCTTCGGGGAATCCGGTGGTCAGCAGGGCGATGCCGGCGTGATCAAAACCGAGAAGGGTGCCGTGATTGAAATCACCGACACCCAGAAGAAACTCGGTGCGCTTCATGTGCATCTGGGCAAGGTTGTCGAAGGTGATGTTTCGGTTGGCGATGCCGCTGAATTCCGCGTCGATCATACCCGCCGTTCGTCCTTGCGCGCCAACCATTCGGCAACGCACCTTCTGCACGCGGTCATGCGCAAGCATCTGGGTGATCACGTCACCCAGAAAGGATCGCTGGTTGCCAAGGATCGTCTGCGTTTCGACGTATCGCACCCCAAACCGATCACCGCCGAAGAAGCCGCTATAATCGAATTCGACGTCAACCGTCTGATCCGCGAAAACAGTGAAGTCACCACCCGTCTGATGACCCCGGACGAGGCGATTGAACTGGGCGCGATGGCGCTGTTTGGCGAAAAATACGGTGATGAAGTCCGCGTTGTTTCGATGGGCCTGCCCGAAGCGAACGAACATGCCTATTCGCTTGAACTTTGCGGTGGTACGCATGTCAAACGGACCGGCGATATCGGTATGTTCAAGATCGTATCCGAAGGTGCGGTTTCAAGCGGTGTCCGCCGTATCGAAGCCCTGACCGGCTCGGATGCCGCAAGCTATATGGCGGCCCGCGATCAGCTTCTGCAAACCATTTCGGCCGATCTCAAAGCCGTACCCGAAGATGTTCCGGCACGTGTCAAAGCCTTGCAGGATGAACGCCGGAAGCTTGAACGCGAAGTTTCCGACCTGCGCAAGAAGCTGGCAACAGCCGGTTCGGGCGGGGCATCGGGTGCTGACGCGTTCAAGGAAGTCAATGGTGTCAAACTGGCCCTGCGTGTTCTGGACGGTATTCCGGCCAAGGAACTTAAAGGCATGGTTGATGAATTGCGCGATCAGATGGGATCGGGGATTGTTGCCCTTATCTCGACCGATGGCGGCAAGGCATCAATCGTTGTCGGCCTGACCGAAGACCTCGCCGGTAAATTCAGCGCGGTCGATCTGGTCCGTGTTGGTGTCGAAAAGCTCGGCGGTAAAGGCGGCGGTGGTCGCCCGGATATGGCACAGGGCGGTGGCCCCGACGCCGATCAGGCCGACGCGGCACTTGCCGCGATTGAGGCGGCGGTTGCTGGCTGA
- a CDS encoding LysR family transcriptional regulator, producing the protein MEHTQLDDFALFIRIAELGSLRQASIALEVPMATLSRRLQKLEEKLGCKLLLRGNGRFALTDAGRTYFDQLRPLVTEMNRTLESIDTRHNEPAGILKIALPVNLARSWLAPFFSTFLRNHPHIDLRLTLSNRVLPLGEFNFDVAIRVGKQTQQSLVLRKLCDTYLVACAAPEYLAKFGTPTSPEELRYHAMIVASPLRTWRLTHRKTGRNEVFSVDGRFDVDEIELASLMIEEGHGIGLVPHSIIGNSLRAGRLVALLPDWETEQRDIFAVWPETDFMPKRQRVFIDELVAFATQNPADR; encoded by the coding sequence ATGGAACATACACAACTGGACGATTTCGCCCTTTTCATTCGCATAGCCGAACTTGGCAGCCTCCGGCAGGCATCGATTGCCCTGGAGGTTCCGATGGCGACACTTAGCCGACGCCTGCAAAAGCTGGAGGAAAAGCTGGGCTGCAAACTGCTGCTACGCGGCAACGGACGGTTCGCCCTGACCGATGCGGGGCGTACCTATTTCGACCAGTTACGCCCGTTGGTCACCGAAATGAACAGAACGCTTGAAAGTATCGACACACGCCATAACGAGCCTGCCGGGATTTTGAAGATCGCCTTGCCTGTCAATCTCGCCCGAAGCTGGCTCGCCCCATTTTTCAGCACTTTTCTTCGTAATCATCCCCATATCGATCTGCGGCTGACCCTGTCCAATCGTGTATTGCCGCTTGGCGAATTCAATTTTGATGTCGCCATCCGTGTCGGCAAGCAAACCCAGCAATCTCTCGTTCTGCGCAAGCTGTGTGACACCTATCTGGTTGCCTGTGCCGCCCCGGAATATCTGGCGAAATTCGGCACACCGACATCGCCCGAAGAACTGCGTTATCATGCGATGATTGTCGCAAGTCCGCTTCGAACCTGGCGGTTGACCCACCGCAAAACAGGACGCAACGAGGTATTTAGCGTTGATGGCCGGTTTGACGTCGACGAGATCGAACTGGCATCACTTATGATAGAAGAAGGCCACGGCATCGGCCTTGTACCACACAGCATTATCGGCAATAGCCTGCGGGCTGGACGACTTGTAGCGCTTCTGCCCGACTGGGAAACCGAACAGCGCGATATCTTTGCTGTTTGGCCCGAAACCGATTTCATGCCCAAACGCCAACGTGTTTTCATAGATGAACTGGTGGCCTTTGCCACGCAAAACCCGGCAGACCGATAA
- a CDS encoding DUF2798 domain-containing protein: MLPARFYRFVFSGLMSIWLSTLMTGLVTLINTGIDPEFLLRWGRAFVIAWPIAFSLVLISGGTVTRIANNLTRHSRVQAAE, translated from the coding sequence ATGCTTCCGGCACGTTTTTATCGTTTTGTATTTTCCGGTCTGATGTCGATCTGGCTGTCGACCCTGATGACCGGGCTGGTGACACTGATCAATACTGGTATCGACCCCGAATTTCTGCTGCGCTGGGGGCGGGCATTTGTCATTGCCTGGCCTATTGCCTTTTCGCTGGTTCTTATTAGTGGCGGCACGGTGACGCGCATCGCAAATAACCTGACCCGCCATTCACGTGTTCAGGCCGCTGAATAA